In Xenorhabdus griffiniae, the genomic window TTCATTTAAGACAGTGCGTTTCTGAACCCAAACCCCTTTCCCTTCCTTACCCTTATCTCGTTTGTGCCGGCCAATCCGAACAAGGACTGCGTTTCAGTGTACGTCACACCGATGTTTGTTTTATCGGCGGCAAGGATGAGACTGAAACGCGCAATATCAGTTTAACCGCAAAGCGTATCGCTGCTGAATACAACACAACCGCTAAGACATTCTGCATGTGTACCGTCATTTGTGCTGAAACAGATGCCTATGCTGAAACCCTCGCCCAGTTCTATCGCCAGGGCTTGGATGTGGAAGCGGTCAAAAATATGATGCATAGTTTTGGCGTCGATACGGATGGAAAATGCAATGCGAATGCGATGATAGAACGCTCCCAAAACGCCTTTATGACTCATACTGCCATCGGTACACCAGATACCTGCTACAAGCAAATAACAAATTTAATGCGTACTTGTGAGTTGGATGGCGTTATGTTGATTTTCCCCGATTACATAAAAGGATTAAAGATTTTTGGCGATCAGATCCTGCCCAAGTTAAGAGAAGAATTTGCCTGATAATATCTGCTCAAATGACCGCTGATATACACATTAAACTTCAAGTTGCAATTTACAACACGATATGAAACCTTGATGTCTCCCCCGCAAAGCGGGGAGACATCGCACGGATCTTGAAGTTAGATTGGTATAAACCTCGTTGGTTTAAGCGAGGTTTATCAAAGAGATGAAAATTATTCCGGCAAGCGCCGATATTGCCCTGGCCTCCGTAATAACCTGACACCCAACCAGCCACCACATAGTGAAAGCAGTAAGCTACTGATGATGGGAAGCAGAAACCACATCTGCCATTGTGGTTGCCACGGAAAATCAAAGACCTGAGTCTGTAACAACCACAGTGCAATTTCTGCACCCAATGCCGCGGCCAAACCAGCCATAAAACCAAGCAGGGCAAATTCACTCCACAATGTACGACGCAAAAGTTTTTTGCTTGCCCCTAATGTGCGATATACCACCAGTTCAAGTTGTCGCTGGCTCATTCCGACCTGAATTTGTGCCAATAACAGCAATCCGCCACAAATCATCACCAAAACGACCATCACTTCTAATGCCTTGCTAACTTGCTGCAAAATGTCTTGTGCTTGTTTGAGTATCGAACCAATATCCAACATGCTGATGGTTGGGAAATGGCGGTTAATTTCCGTTAGTAGCTTTCCATCACCTTCATAATGAAAGCTGGTTAACCACATTCTGGGCTGATTTTCCAACGTCTCTTTGGCGAAAATAAAAATGAAATTCGGATTTATGCTCTCCCAATCCACTTTGCGAATGCTGCTTACCGTAGTATGAAATGTTCGAGTATCTCCGGTGAATGTGAGCCTGTCTCCAAGACTGATTTTTAATTGCTCAGCGACGCTTTGTTCCATGGAAACTTCGTTCGGTTTTGGCGGCCATGTCCCCGCAATCAAGGTATTAAAAGGCGGCAGTTCCGCTTTCCATGTTAAGTTCAGTTCACGACGTACCGTAGAACTATTAGGGTGTTTTTCATTCGCCCATTCCAGCGCAGATTGTCCATTCACTTCCGTCAAACGTGCCAATACTACAGGGTAAAAATCGGTAGGCTCCACCTGGTATTTAGCCAATAAGTCATTAACCTGAGCAGTTTGTGGTTGGGTCATGTTAAGCAGGAAATAATTAGGGCTATCCGGCGGTAATTGCTGTTGCCATTGGTTCAATAAATCTCCCCTTGCCATAATCAGCAAGGCCAACAACATGAATGACAGGGAAAATGCCGCCAATTGGGTCATGGTCTGAAATGGCCGACACAGTAACCGATTGACTGCCAGACGCAGGCTTAACTGACGGAACGTCACACGGCGCAATAGCCATAATCCCCCCCATCCCAATAACGCGAGAAACAACGCGACAATCGGCACTCCCGCTAACAGCGACCATAACAATGGCTGAGTACCTGCCAGTAATACTAATCCTCCCGTTATGATGAATGCCACCGCAGGCAAATAATAACGCAAGGGCCAAATGGATGCTGTTACGTCACTTCTCAATACCCGTGAAGGCTGAGTAGCCATAAGTTGGCGATAAGGGCGAATCCCCACCAACACGGCAATACCAAACAGCGCAGCTACCGCCCATACCCACGGCCACATTCCCGCAGCCGGTAACATCTTAGGTAACATTCCTGCCAAAATCCGAATCAGTGCAGACTCAAAAACCAAACCTAGAATGGAGCCTACCACTATGGAGGCCAGTAATATCACTAGCCATTGCCCAATGATCCATTGACGCAACGCCCAACGCCCTGCCCCTAATGTCTTCAGAATGGCAATCAGGTTATGTCGGCTACGGCAATAATGCGCCATAGAAACCGCCATCGCCGCGACGGCAAGGAGTAATGTCAACAAAGCTGACAGCAGTAAAAATTGCTGGGCACGCTCAATAGATTGTGCCATGACACCATTATCCTGTTCCAAAGTCAGCCAGCGTTGATCGGCTTTTAGCTGTGGCTCCACGAATTGCTGGAATGATTGGATGGCGGCAGGAGAACCCGCAAACATATAACGGTAAGTCAAGCGGCTGCCGGGTTGAATCGCTCCGGTTGCCTGGGCATCATCAATATTGATTAAAATTCGGGGAGAAATCTGAAAAGGATTGAAACCGCTGTCAGGCTCTTGCAACAGTTCTCCACGGATCTTCAACGTGGTATCCCCCACGTCAATATTATCCCCAACCTTGACACCCAATAATGTCAACAATCGTGGTGCCACCAACACAGAACCTTTTTCCGGCTTTAACCCACGCGGATTGGTTTCCAGTTCGCCATACAGCGGATAACGCGCATCTGCCGCTTTCACCTGAGCCAGTTGCGGAATATCTCCTGCATATGTCATAGTCGAAAATGAGATCTGGCGACTTAATGTCAACCCCTGTTCTTGCGCCTTTTGCAACCAGGTTTCATCAACAGGATACGAAGCCCTTAAGACAAGATCACCCGCCAGAAAATCACGGCTTTGATAATGCACACTTTGATCAATGCGATCACTAATACGCCCTAATGCCAGTACACAGGCCACCGCTAAGGTCAGGGATAGCCAAACAATCAGGAGAGAAGGTGTACGCCATTCACGCCA contains:
- a CDS encoding LLM class flavin-dependent oxidoreductase; this encodes MSKKEFGVFLPIAKGGWIISKNTPLLDASYKQNREAAILADQIGLDFIMSMGKWRGFGGETDHWGCSLESVTMMAGIAEVTHRAKLIATVHAGLHNPAVTAKMIATLDHISQGRAGLNIVSGSFRDEFEQMGAWDDSLNHDQRYAMTEEWTQVIKRLWREKQVNHEGTYFHLRQCVSEPKPLSLPYPYLVCAGQSEQGLRFSVRHTDVCFIGGKDETETRNISLTAKRIAAEYNTTAKTFCMCTVICAETDAYAETLAQFYRQGLDVEAVKNMMHSFGVDTDGKCNANAMIERSQNAFMTHTAIGTPDTCYKQITNLMRTCELDGVMLIFPDYIKGLKIFGDQILPKLREEFA
- the ybbP gene encoding putative ABC transporter permease subunit YbbP, which produces MIWRWFWREWRTPSLLIVWLSLTLAVACVLALGRISDRIDQSVHYQSRDFLAGDLVLRASYPVDETWLQKAQEQGLTLSRQISFSTMTYAGDIPQLAQVKAADARYPLYGELETNPRGLKPEKGSVLVAPRLLTLLGVKVGDNIDVGDTTLKIRGELLQEPDSGFNPFQISPRILINIDDAQATGAIQPGSRLTYRYMFAGSPAAIQSFQQFVEPQLKADQRWLTLEQDNGVMAQSIERAQQFLLLSALLTLLLAVAAMAVSMAHYCRSRHNLIAILKTLGAGRWALRQWIIGQWLVILLASIVVGSILGLVFESALIRILAGMLPKMLPAAGMWPWVWAVAALFGIAVLVGIRPYRQLMATQPSRVLRSDVTASIWPLRYYLPAVAFIITGGLVLLAGTQPLLWSLLAGVPIVALFLALLGWGGLWLLRRVTFRQLSLRLAVNRLLCRPFQTMTQLAAFSLSFMLLALLIMARGDLLNQWQQQLPPDSPNYFLLNMTQPQTAQVNDLLAKYQVEPTDFYPVVLARLTEVNGQSALEWANEKHPNSSTVRRELNLTWKAELPPFNTLIAGTWPPKPNEVSMEQSVAEQLKISLGDRLTFTGDTRTFHTTVSSIRKVDWESINPNFIFIFAKETLENQPRMWLTSFHYEGDGKLLTEINRHFPTISMLDIGSILKQAQDILQQVSKALEVMVVLVMICGGLLLLAQIQVGMSQRQLELVVYRTLGASKKLLRRTLWSEFALLGFMAGLAAALGAEIALWLLQTQVFDFPWQPQWQMWFLLPIISSLLLSLCGGWLGVRLLRRPGQYRRLPE